Proteins found in one Elusimicrobiaceae bacterium genomic segment:
- a CDS encoding DUF2778 domain-containing protein: protein MNKQNYHPQQDVFRLIDGKKESIQPYRFSDERERMSQPKKQAATGTHIESIMFDGKTLTTTAVNDQGEKTIQQLPAVSGLNPEKPFSYSPLRQRLPDRGPIPEGNYFVNPQKIQKPTLAQDVLGRVGKKINSVLETIPIKKRKFPTGRYPGGRTSWGNERTPIKNDPEVTKNTGRDNFFIHGGKEPGSGGCIDLTNHEKSFFDFLRKYRGKEQTAVPLTVKYPPELTGEDIIDNY from the coding sequence GTGAATAAACAAAATTACCATCCTCAACAGGATGTATTTCGTCTAATTGACGGGAAAAAAGAATCTATACAACCGTATCGTTTCTCTGACGAGCGTGAACGGATGTCCCAGCCCAAAAAGCAAGCGGCTACGGGTACTCATATTGAATCCATTATGTTTGATGGCAAAACGTTAACGACAACGGCTGTAAATGATCAAGGAGAAAAAACAATACAACAGCTTCCAGCGGTATCGGGGTTAAACCCGGAGAAACCGTTTAGTTATTCTCCTTTAAGACAGCGTTTGCCCGATAGAGGCCCTATTCCGGAAGGAAATTACTTCGTTAATCCGCAAAAGATACAAAAACCCACTTTGGCGCAGGATGTTTTGGGCAGAGTGGGAAAAAAGATTAATAGTGTTTTAGAAACAATACCAATAAAGAAAAGAAAATTCCCAACAGGTAGATATCCAGGGGGCAGAACTTCTTGGGGAAATGAAAGAACCCCCATTAAAAATGATCCTGAGGTGACAAAAAATACGGGAAGAGATAATTTTTTTATCCATGGGGGAAAAGAACCGGGTAGCGGCGGTTGTATTGATTTGACGAATCATGAAAAATCTTTTTTTGATTTTTTAAGAAAATATCGCGGCAAAGAGCAAACAGCCGTACCGCTAACGGTAAAATATCCACCGGAACTAACGGGAGAGGATATAATTGATAATTATTAG